A part of Actinomycetota bacterium genomic DNA contains:
- a CDS encoding HIT domain-containing protein has protein sequence MERLWRPWRMQYIRMAQENGEGECIFCTKPAEGDDRSSLILQRGERCFIIMNLFPYNTGHLMVSPYRHVGELEDLDREELEELMRLTVLAVETIKEAMRPQGFNLGMNLGKVSGAGYDEHLHMHVVPRWQGDTNFMPVVAGTKVMPESLEENYSRLKEALERLLKREE, from the coding sequence ATGGAGCGCCTGTGGAGGCCCTGGCGCATGCAGTACATCCGCATGGCGCAGGAGAACGGGGAAGGGGAGTGCATCTTCTGCACCAAGCCGGCGGAGGGCGATGACCGCTCTTCCCTTATCCTTCAGCGGGGTGAGAGGTGCTTCATCATCATGAACCTCTTTCCCTACAACACCGGCCACCTGATGGTGAGCCCCTACCGCCACGTGGGGGAATTGGAGGACCTGGACCGTGAGGAGCTGGAGGAGCTGATGCGCCTCACCGTCCTGGCCGTGGAGACCATAAAGGAGGCCATGCGACCCCAGGGGTTCAACCTGGGCATGAACCTGGGGAAGGTCTCCGGGGCCGGTTACGACGAGCACCTGCACATGCACGTGGTCCCCAGGTGGCAGGGGGATACCAACTTCATGCCCGTGGTTGCAGGGACCAAGGTGATGCCCGAATCCTTGGAGGAAAATTATTCCAGGTTGAAGGAAGCCCTTGAACGCCTTTTGAAGCGCGAAGAATAG
- the fusA gene encoding elongation factor G has product MEKYATEKIRNVGLFGHNDSGKTSLAEAVLFNAGVIKRLGKVDEGNTVSDFDPDEQKRGISVKATPLTFEWKGYKINLMDTPGFADFIGEVVSTLRVIDGAVFVISAVAGVEVQTEIIWKMADEYGYPRIVFVNKMDRENASFQRCLDQLTELYGSRVVPFQLPIGEEHQFRGVVDLIANKAYVYGEGGKAEETEIPPEMAEHVQSAREKVIEGAAEASDALMEKYLEGEELDEKEVLDALLSGVLEGTLVPVLCGSATRNIAVDLLTAAMVNTLPSPLRLQEVRGTRKGGGELALPAREDAPLASLVFNTISDPYVGRLSYFRVFSGTLKSDSTVYNSSRDREERVGQVFVVRGKTQIPVKELPAGDIGGVAKLSDTSTGDTLCDKDNPILLPPIEFPEPIMSLAVEPVSKGDEDKLSTALSRLAEEDPTFTVHRDTEVKQTIVSGMGEMHLDIMMERMSRKFGVNVKTDLPRVPYKETIRKTARAEGKHKKQTGGHGQFGIAWVEIEPLERGGGFEFVDKIVGGVIPKQFIPSVEKGIRKAMEEGYLAGYPIVDLRATVYDGKYHPVDSSDISFQIAGSLALKNAVAEADPYLLEPIMNVEILVPEAFMGDVMGDLNAKRGRILGMEAVGGLQRIRAQVPLAEMLRYSIDLRSITGGRGTFRMELSHYEEVPSHLAAKIIEAAKQEREKKE; this is encoded by the coding sequence ATGGAAAAGTACGCGACGGAAAAGATCCGCAACGTGGGCCTCTTCGGCCACAACGACTCCGGGAAGACCTCGCTCGCCGAGGCCGTCCTCTTCAACGCCGGGGTGATCAAGCGCCTGGGCAAGGTGGACGAGGGCAACACGGTGAGCGATTTCGACCCCGACGAACAGAAGCGCGGGATATCGGTCAAGGCCACCCCCCTGACCTTCGAATGGAAGGGGTACAAGATAAACCTCATGGACACCCCGGGCTTCGCCGATTTCATCGGCGAGGTGGTCTCCACCCTCCGGGTTATAGACGGAGCCGTCTTCGTCATCTCCGCCGTCGCCGGTGTGGAGGTCCAGACGGAGATAATCTGGAAGATGGCCGACGAGTACGGGTACCCGCGCATCGTTTTCGTGAACAAGATGGACCGGGAGAATGCCAGTTTCCAGCGCTGCCTGGACCAGCTGACCGAGCTCTACGGTTCCCGCGTGGTCCCCTTCCAGCTGCCCATCGGTGAGGAACACCAGTTCCGCGGGGTGGTGGACCTCATCGCCAACAAGGCCTATGTTTACGGCGAGGGAGGGAAAGCGGAGGAAACGGAGATACCTCCGGAGATGGCCGAACATGTGCAGTCGGCCCGGGAGAAGGTCATCGAGGGGGCGGCGGAAGCCAGCGACGCCCTGATGGAGAAATACCTGGAGGGCGAGGAGCTCGATGAGAAGGAAGTCCTTGATGCCCTTCTCTCCGGGGTCTTGGAGGGAACCCTGGTGCCGGTCCTTTGCGGGAGCGCCACGCGCAACATCGCCGTGGACCTCCTCACCGCCGCCATGGTCAACACCCTCCCCTCCCCCCTCCGCCTCCAGGAAGTGCGCGGCACCCGCAAGGGAGGGGGCGAGCTGGCCCTCCCGGCCCGCGAGGATGCCCCCCTGGCGTCGCTGGTCTTCAACACCATCTCCGATCCCTACGTGGGAAGGCTTTCCTACTTCCGGGTGTTCTCCGGCACCCTCAAATCCGACAGCACGGTATACAACTCCTCCCGGGACAGGGAGGAGAGGGTGGGGCAGGTCTTCGTGGTGCGGGGGAAGACCCAGATTCCGGTAAAGGAGCTACCCGCCGGCGACATCGGCGGCGTGGCCAAGCTCTCCGATACCTCCACGGGGGACACCCTGTGCGACAAGGACAACCCCATCCTCCTGCCCCCCATCGAGTTCCCCGAACCCATCATGTCCTTGGCCGTGGAACCCGTGAGCAAGGGCGACGAGGACAAGCTCTCCACCGCCCTCTCCCGCCTGGCCGAGGAGGATCCCACCTTCACCGTGCACCGGGACACGGAGGTCAAGCAGACCATCGTCTCCGGCATGGGGGAGATGCACCTGGACATCATGATGGAGCGCATGTCCCGCAAGTTCGGGGTCAACGTGAAAACGGATCTCCCCCGCGTGCCCTACAAGGAGACCATCCGCAAGACGGCACGGGCGGAGGGGAAGCACAAGAAGCAGACCGGAGGGCACGGGCAGTTCGGCATCGCCTGGGTGGAGATAGAACCCCTGGAGAGGGGCGGGGGTTTCGAGTTCGTGGACAAGATAGTGGGAGGCGTGATACCCAAGCAGTTCATCCCCTCGGTGGAGAAGGGCATCCGCAAGGCCATGGAGGAGGGATACCTGGCCGGCTATCCCATCGTCGACCTGCGGGCCACCGTCTACGACGGTAAGTACCACCCGGTGGACTCCTCGGACATCTCCTTCCAGATCGCGGGTTCCCTGGCCCTGAAGAACGCCGTGGCCGAGGCCGACCCCTACCTGCTGGAGCCCATCATGAACGTGGAGATATTGGTCCCCGAGGCCTTCATGGGGGACGTCATGGGCGACCTGAACGCCAAGCGCGGCCGCATCCTGGGCATGGAGGCGGTGGGCGGCCTGCAGCGCATCCGGGCCCAGGTTCCCCTGGCGGAGATGCTCCGTTATTCCATCGACCTGCGCTCCATAACCGGGGGTCGCGGGACCTTCCGCATGGAGCTATCCCATTACGAGGAGGTCCCCTCCCACCTGGCGGCCAAGATCATCGAGGCTGCCAAGCAGGAGCGGGAGAAAAAAGAATAA
- a CDS encoding ribosome maturation factor RimP, with protein sequence MHASPFEEMEERLEDIIEPCLEGSGVRLISVFVERRGRRLVVTVCLDREGGIDVDTCAEMSEVIGRHLDVEGIIQESYNLEVESPGLQRVLRKPREFRSFRGREVELLLRQPFEGRQKLRGLLLEADEEGITVRVDDEELVFPYQALKRTRLYFEPPW encoded by the coding sequence ATGCACGCTTCGCCCTTCGAGGAGATGGAGGAAAGGCTGGAGGACATCATCGAGCCATGCCTCGAGGGCAGCGGGGTGAGGTTAATCTCCGTCTTCGTGGAGAGGAGGGGGCGGCGCCTGGTGGTGACCGTCTGCTTGGACCGCGAAGGGGGAATAGACGTGGACACCTGCGCCGAGATGAGCGAGGTCATAGGGCGCCACCTGGACGTGGAGGGCATCATCCAGGAGAGCTACAACCTGGAGGTGGAGTCCCCCGGCCTGCAGAGGGTGCTGCGCAAGCCGAGGGAGTTCCGCAGCTTCCGCGGCCGGGAGGTGGAGCTTCTGCTCAGGCAGCCCTTCGAGGGAAGGCAGAAGCTGCGCGGTCTACTGCTGGAAGCGGACGAGGAAGGGATAACGGTGCGGGTGGACGACGAGGAGCTGGTCTTCCCCTACCAGGCCCTCAAGAGGACCAGGCTCTACTTCGAGCCTCCCTGGTGA
- the nusA gene encoding transcription termination factor NusA, with translation MNQDWLEALRQIEREKGIDAELIIQALEAALLSAYRKNYPHSEDARVEVNRETGSIHVFARREDEETGEVQEEEVTPRDFGRIAAQTAKQVILQRIREAERDLVYEEYQEKVGDIVTGIVQQSEQRYTLVDLGKVEALLPHSEQMPGERYRHGMRIKVYVVEVRRSSKGPQIIVSRTHPGLLKRLFELEVPEIADGYVEIKAVAREPGHRSKIAVVSNDRNVDPVGACVGARGSRVRTVVNELKGEKVDIVPWSPKPEEFVANALSPATVKKVIYHPEEQMCEVIVPDSQLSLAIGREGQNARLAAKLTGWRIDIRSESQAGEGEEAFVAQAGKPSEAWRASDAEAEPEMQGEAAEGGPEAETGSEAERPEAVDEG, from the coding sequence GTGAATCAGGACTGGCTTGAGGCCCTGCGCCAGATCGAGAGGGAAAAGGGCATCGACGCCGAGCTGATCATCCAGGCCCTCGAGGCCGCCCTGCTGTCCGCCTACAGGAAGAACTACCCTCACTCGGAGGACGCCAGGGTGGAGGTCAACCGCGAGACGGGCAGCATTCATGTCTTCGCCCGCCGCGAGGACGAGGAGACCGGGGAGGTACAAGAGGAGGAGGTGACCCCCCGGGACTTCGGGCGCATCGCCGCCCAGACGGCCAAGCAGGTCATCCTGCAGCGCATACGGGAGGCGGAGAGGGACCTGGTTTACGAGGAATACCAGGAGAAGGTGGGGGATATCGTCACCGGCATCGTGCAGCAGTCCGAGCAGCGGTACACCCTGGTGGACCTCGGGAAGGTGGAGGCTCTCCTCCCCCATTCCGAGCAGATGCCCGGCGAAAGATACCGCCACGGCATGAGGATAAAGGTGTACGTGGTGGAGGTGAGGCGCTCGAGCAAGGGTCCCCAGATTATCGTCTCCCGTACCCACCCGGGACTGCTGAAGCGCCTCTTCGAGCTGGAGGTTCCAGAGATAGCCGACGGATACGTGGAGATCAAGGCCGTGGCCAGGGAGCCCGGCCACCGTTCCAAGATAGCCGTGGTTTCCAACGACCGCAACGTGGACCCCGTGGGAGCCTGCGTGGGCGCAAGGGGCTCACGGGTGCGCACGGTGGTCAACGAGCTGAAGGGCGAGAAGGTGGACATCGTCCCCTGGAGCCCGAAACCGGAGGAGTTCGTGGCCAATGCCCTGAGCCCGGCTACGGTGAAGAAGGTCATTTATCATCCCGAGGAACAGATGTGCGAGGTCATCGTCCCTGACAGCCAGCTTTCACTGGCCATTGGCCGGGAGGGACAGAACGCACGCCTGGCGGCTAAGCTCACCGGTTGGCGCATCGACATCCGCAGCGAATCCCAGGCGGGTGAGGGCGAGGAGGCTTTCGTGGCCCAGGCGGGAAAGCCGAGCGAGGCCTGGAGGGCTTCGGACGCCGAGGCGGAACCGGAAATGCAAGGGGAGGCGGCGGAAGGCGGACCGGAAGCGGAAACGGGCTCCGAAGCGGAACGGCCGGAAGCGGTGGACGAGGGATGA
- the infB gene encoding translation initiation factor IF-2: MAGKRVHQLAKELGITSKQLLEVLQSMGQDIQNPLSAVNEELEKAVKEKVEGKKAAPARKKSPAKPAAAAAKEKEEKRERKQAKKTAAPAPAKGTAVRETGAEEPGAAAGEKVGERPLAVSSGAKTKEPGTKATPQPPATTEAPGVRREARPRAVPPKERREAPGNRGKPEVAAPRHHPVREREKAARERAVREPVTKPMRKALRVPSGITVKEFAQRVGKRPVEILRLLAGLGERSDVDRPIPDDYLQLLAVELGIELEIKTRMTEEITLEEDAPESLRPRPPVVTVMGHVDHGKTSLLDAIRKTNVTDREMGGITQHIGASVVEYQGHRITFIDTPGHESFTALRARGAKVTDLAVLVVAADDGVMPQTIEAIDHARAAGVPIMVAVNKIDKPEANPTRVRQQLTEFNLVPEEWGGDTVFVDVSAKEGTNLDHLLEMILLLGEIHDLRANPDAAARGYIIEARLDKGRGPVATVLVKRGTLRRGDALVAGKAYGRARALIDDRGRNVDQAGPSMPVEVLGLNTVPEAGDQFVVVEDEKKARALVEARLARERAEEERRPARTLTLEDLFRQIQEGEAQEFNLIIKGDTQGSVEAVRDSVLKLKVGDITVKIIHAGVGAINENDVMLAKASGAVILGFNVRPDSKTQEMAEREQVEIRTYRVIYQLLEDIEAALRGMLKPEYEEVRTGLLEVRATFRIPRQGTVAGALVKEGEITRNSRVRLVRDGVIIYEGGVASLRRFKDDVRSVSAGYECGVGLENFQDIKEGDIIEVIEVREKPPEEGASVS, translated from the coding sequence ATGGCGGGAAAGAGGGTTCACCAGCTGGCCAAGGAACTGGGTATCACCAGCAAGCAGCTCCTGGAGGTCCTCCAGTCCATGGGGCAGGATATCCAGAACCCGCTTTCGGCGGTGAACGAGGAGCTGGAAAAGGCGGTCAAGGAGAAGGTCGAGGGCAAGAAGGCGGCCCCTGCCCGCAAGAAGTCTCCCGCCAAACCGGCAGCAGCGGCGGCCAAGGAGAAGGAGGAGAAGAGGGAGAGGAAGCAGGCGAAAAAAACGGCGGCTCCCGCCCCCGCCAAGGGGACCGCGGTGAGGGAGACCGGGGCAGAGGAGCCCGGTGCTGCCGCCGGGGAGAAGGTCGGGGAACGCCCACTCGCCGTTTCCTCCGGGGCCAAGACCAAGGAGCCGGGCACCAAGGCGACGCCTCAACCCCCGGCGACCACGGAGGCCCCGGGTGTCCGCCGGGAAGCCCGTCCCCGTGCCGTACCTCCAAAGGAAAGGCGCGAGGCGCCGGGAAACCGGGGGAAGCCCGAAGTCGCTGCGCCGAGGCATCACCCGGTCCGGGAAAGGGAAAAGGCGGCTCGTGAGAGGGCGGTGCGGGAGCCGGTAACCAAGCCCATGCGCAAGGCCCTCCGCGTGCCATCGGGGATAACGGTTAAGGAATTCGCGCAGAGGGTGGGAAAAAGGCCGGTGGAAATATTACGCCTCCTGGCCGGCCTGGGAGAGAGGTCTGACGTGGACCGCCCCATACCCGACGACTACCTGCAGCTGCTGGCGGTGGAACTGGGTATAGAGTTGGAGATAAAGACCAGGATGACCGAGGAGATAACCCTTGAGGAGGACGCGCCGGAATCCCTGCGACCCCGTCCCCCCGTGGTGACGGTGATGGGGCACGTGGATCACGGGAAGACCTCACTTCTGGACGCCATCCGCAAGACCAACGTCACCGACCGCGAGATGGGGGGTATCACCCAGCACATCGGGGCCTCGGTGGTGGAGTATCAGGGGCATAGGATAACCTTCATCGACACCCCGGGCCACGAGTCCTTCACCGCTCTGCGGGCCAGGGGAGCCAAGGTGACCGACCTGGCCGTCCTGGTGGTGGCCGCCGACGACGGGGTCATGCCCCAGACCATAGAGGCCATCGACCACGCCCGGGCGGCCGGGGTGCCCATCATGGTGGCGGTGAACAAGATCGACAAGCCGGAGGCCAATCCCACCCGGGTGAGGCAGCAGCTGACGGAGTTCAACCTGGTCCCCGAGGAATGGGGAGGGGACACCGTATTCGTGGACGTCTCGGCCAAGGAGGGGACCAACCTGGACCATCTCCTGGAGATGATACTCCTCTTGGGGGAAATTCATGACCTCCGGGCCAATCCCGACGCCGCGGCCAGGGGATATATCATCGAGGCCCGCCTGGATAAGGGGCGGGGTCCGGTGGCCACCGTGCTGGTCAAGAGGGGTACCCTAAGGCGGGGGGACGCCCTGGTGGCCGGAAAGGCCTACGGAAGGGCCAGGGCCTTAATCGACGACCGCGGCAGGAACGTCGACCAGGCCGGACCATCCATGCCCGTGGAGGTGCTGGGGCTGAACACCGTCCCCGAGGCCGGTGACCAGTTCGTGGTAGTGGAGGACGAGAAGAAGGCCCGGGCCCTGGTGGAGGCGCGGCTGGCCAGGGAAAGGGCCGAGGAGGAACGGCGACCGGCCCGCACCCTGACCCTGGAGGACCTCTTCCGGCAGATACAGGAGGGGGAGGCCCAGGAGTTCAACCTCATAATCAAGGGAGACACCCAGGGTTCGGTGGAGGCGGTCCGCGACTCGGTGCTCAAGCTGAAGGTCGGGGACATAACGGTGAAGATCATCCACGCCGGCGTGGGGGCCATAAACGAGAACGACGTCATGCTGGCCAAGGCCTCCGGGGCGGTTATCCTGGGCTTCAACGTGCGCCCAGATTCCAAGACCCAGGAGATGGCGGAAAGGGAGCAGGTGGAGATACGCACTTACCGGGTCATCTACCAGCTTCTGGAAGATATAGAGGCGGCCCTCCGGGGCATGCTCAAGCCGGAATACGAGGAGGTGAGGACGGGCCTCCTGGAGGTGAGGGCCACCTTCCGCATACCCCGCCAGGGCACGGTGGCCGGCGCCCTGGTCAAGGAGGGGGAGATCACCCGAAACTCCAGGGTCCGCCTGGTGAGGGACGGGGTCATCATCTACGAAGGAGGCGTGGCTTCCCTCCGGCGCTTCAAGGACGACGTGAGATCGGTTTCCGCAGGCTACGAGTGCGGGGTGGGGCTGGAGAACTTCCAGGACATCAAGGAGGGAGACATAATAGAGGTAATCGAGGTGCGGGAAAAACCGCCGGAGGAGGGGGCGTCGGTTTCCTGA
- a CDS encoding DUF503 domain-containing protein, translating to MYVGALRMELYLPECRSLKEKRQVVKSIIDRTRSRFNVAVAEVDKHDMWQVCSLGITCVSNSEYSARETLNRVDRAVRSLGKAEVLDSPITIFTP from the coding sequence GTGTACGTTGGGGCCTTGAGGATGGAGCTGTACCTGCCGGAATGCCGCAGCCTCAAGGAGAAGAGGCAGGTGGTAAAGAGCATCATCGATCGCACCCGGAGCCGTTTCAACGTGGCCGTGGCCGAGGTGGACAAGCACGATATGTGGCAGGTCTGCAGCCTGGGGATAACCTGCGTGAGCAACAGCGAATACAGCGCCCGGGAGACCCTCAACCGCGTGGATCGCGCCGTCCGCTCCCTGGGAAAGGCCGAGGTCCTGGACTCCCCAATAACCATCTTCACTCCCTGA
- the rbfA gene encoding 30S ribosome-binding factor RbfA, translating into MIPERMKRVNEACKEALGEILQGELKDPRVGFVTVTRVEVSPDLRVARVWLSFLGTAEESEASLQALRKARGFLRRELGRRVRLRYTPELILHQDRGAETSQRVQGILHHLQEGEKGSTGGKEGESGAGGSG; encoded by the coding sequence GTGATTCCCGAACGCATGAAGAGGGTCAATGAGGCTTGCAAGGAAGCCCTGGGCGAGATACTACAGGGGGAGCTCAAGGACCCCCGGGTGGGATTCGTCACCGTGACCAGGGTGGAGGTCTCGCCCGACCTGCGCGTAGCCAGGGTCTGGTTGAGCTTCCTGGGCACGGCCGAGGAATCGGAGGCCTCGCTGCAGGCCCTGAGAAAGGCCAGAGGTTTCCTGCGCCGGGAACTGGGAAGGAGGGTGCGCCTACGGTATACCCCGGAGCTGATCCTTCACCAGGATCGCGGAGCGGAGACCAGCCAGAGGGTTCAGGGCATCCTTCATCACCTCCAGGAGGGGGAAAAGGGCAGCACCGGTGGAAAGGAAGGTGAGTCCGGTGCCGGAGGATCCGGTTAA
- a CDS encoding DHH family phosphoesterase — protein sequence MVYGLEGLEGVMSKDELRAAVRAVEESGVVCLSSHVNPDGDGLGSLLGLTLVLRALSKEVYSALPRPEQFPPQYLFLPGRDSLCSPEELPESADLFIALDCSNPERLEGLRSRAEAAGLLVNVDHHEDNSLFGDIDLVDPKASSTSELVYRLMRSGDWELTPEVATCLYTGLVTDTGRFQHRNTGPGALAVASELAAAGANLALISREVYESQSLSYTRLVGRALERAEVLEDLGLVYSYITQRDLKETGASLPETEDLIDHLRAVRGTRVAALFKELEDGKVRVSLRSRDGAEVGPVARALGGGGHASAAGYTSDLDLEGSLARLVEVLRRARHG from the coding sequence GTGGTTTACGGGCTTGAGGGGCTGGAAGGCGTCATGAGCAAGGATGAGCTGCGAGCCGCCGTTCGTGCGGTGGAGGAGAGCGGCGTGGTATGCCTGTCCTCGCACGTGAACCCCGACGGGGATGGGCTGGGTTCCCTCCTGGGTCTGACCCTGGTCCTGCGCGCGCTGAGCAAGGAGGTATATTCCGCCCTCCCCAGGCCCGAGCAGTTTCCTCCCCAGTACCTGTTCCTTCCCGGGCGCGACTCGCTGTGCAGCCCGGAAGAGCTGCCGGAGAGCGCGGACCTCTTCATAGCCTTGGACTGCAGCAATCCGGAGCGCTTGGAGGGGCTGAGGTCCCGGGCCGAGGCGGCGGGGTTGCTGGTGAACGTGGACCATCACGAGGACAACAGCCTTTTCGGGGATATCGACCTGGTGGATCCGAAAGCATCATCCACCTCCGAGCTGGTGTACCGCCTTATGCGCAGCGGGGATTGGGAATTGACGCCTGAGGTGGCCACCTGCCTGTACACCGGGCTGGTCACCGACACCGGCCGCTTCCAGCACCGCAACACCGGTCCGGGAGCCCTGGCGGTGGCCTCCGAGCTGGCCGCCGCGGGGGCGAACCTAGCCTTGATCTCTAGGGAGGTCTACGAGAGCCAGTCCCTTTCCTATACCCGGCTTGTGGGACGCGCCCTGGAGAGGGCGGAGGTCCTCGAGGACCTGGGCCTGGTGTACAGCTACATCACCCAGCGCGACCTGAAGGAGACGGGGGCCTCCCTTCCGGAGACGGAGGACCTCATCGACCACCTCCGGGCGGTACGGGGGACCAGGGTGGCCGCGTTGTTCAAGGAGCTGGAGGACGGCAAGGTAAGGGTCAGCCTGCGCTCCCGCGACGGGGCGGAGGTGGGGCCCGTGGCCAGGGCCCTGGGAGGCGGTGGACACGCCAGCGCCGCGGGGTACACCTCCGACCTGGACCTGGAGGGTAGCCTGGCCCGCCTGGTGGAGGTCCTGCGAAGAGCCCGCCATGGCTGA
- the truB gene encoding tRNA pseudouridine(55) synthase TruB — MADGDVDGLVLLDKPPGPTSHDLVQELRRRVGARKAGHAGTLDPQASGLLVVLTGRATRLVPFVPGDPKVYEGTVILGLETDTLDLEGEVVSQRPFRGSEEQVREAVRSLVGSFEQLPPRFSAVKHGGKPLYYYARRGEEVPRRPRRVEVYEAEVLACRLGERAEVDFRVYCSPGTYVRELAQRLGKRLGCGGTLAGLRRLASGPYRLEEAVTLEELALRLERGEPAVLSPLEALRGYGRVELKREGLRTALHGAPLAPEFLEEGAGWAGGEVLAVTYRGELIGVYEAHTNPPRLRPKRLMA; from the coding sequence ATGGCTGACGGAGACGTAGACGGCCTGGTTCTCCTGGACAAGCCGCCGGGACCCACCTCCCATGACCTGGTCCAGGAGTTGAGGCGGAGGGTGGGCGCCAGGAAGGCGGGACATGCGGGAACGCTGGACCCCCAGGCCTCCGGGCTCCTGGTGGTGCTCACGGGCAGGGCCACCCGGCTAGTGCCCTTCGTGCCCGGCGACCCCAAGGTCTACGAGGGGACGGTTATCCTGGGGCTGGAGACCGATACCCTGGACCTGGAGGGGGAGGTGGTCTCCCAGAGACCCTTCCGAGGAAGCGAGGAGCAGGTGCGGGAAGCGGTGCGTTCCCTGGTGGGGAGCTTTGAACAGCTGCCACCACGTTTCTCGGCGGTGAAACACGGGGGAAAGCCCCTGTATTATTATGCCCGGAGGGGAGAGGAGGTTCCCCGCAGGCCGCGGCGGGTCGAGGTTTACGAGGCGGAGGTGTTGGCCTGCCGCCTCGGAGAAAGGGCGGAAGTGGACTTCCGGGTATACTGCTCCCCCGGGACCTACGTGCGGGAGTTGGCTCAGCGCTTAGGGAAACGGCTGGGATGCGGGGGGACGCTGGCGGGCCTCAGGCGGCTGGCCTCGGGGCCCTACCGCTTGGAGGAGGCGGTGACGCTCGAGGAACTGGCCCTACGGCTGGAAAGGGGAGAACCCGCGGTGCTTTCCCCGCTGGAGGCCCTTAGGGGATACGGAAGGGTGGAATTGAAAAGGGAGGGCTTGCGGACGGCGCTTCACGGAGCTCCCCTGGCGCCGGAGTTTCTGGAGGAAGGAGCAGGGTGGGCCGGGGGAGAGGTCCTGGCCGTGACCTACCGGGGGGAGCTGATAGGGGTCTATGAAGCCCATACCAACCCGCCCCGCCTGCGCCCCAAGCGCCTGATGGCTTGA
- a CDS encoding bifunctional riboflavin kinase/FAD synthetase codes for MEIIPGLEAVPSDLGETVVTIGMFDGVHLGHRRIIEMAHLEARELGLRCVVFTFDRHPLETLSPGKHPRLLSSSAQKLRLLEEMDVDLVLMVHFDRAFADITAERFVSEILAEKLHAREVVLGENFRFGRGGEGDISLLVSLGAHYGIGVTPVPLLRVDGEVVSSTSIRRLVEEGRVEEAARRLGWDYLVEGVVVRGDGRGRRLGFPTANVEIHDDRCIPANGVYAGEAHLEGRVMPAVSYIGRAPTFAHPDSRRRVEVHMPGWKGEDLYQRYLGVSFRRRLRGEMTFESPEALREQIARDVREAMRG; via the coding sequence ATGGAGATAATCCCCGGCCTGGAAGCCGTGCCCTCGGACCTGGGCGAGACAGTGGTGACCATCGGCATGTTTGACGGCGTGCACCTGGGGCACCGGCGCATCATCGAGATGGCCCACCTGGAGGCCCGGGAGCTGGGGCTGCGCTGCGTGGTCTTCACCTTCGACCGTCACCCCCTGGAGACCCTCAGTCCCGGCAAGCACCCACGGCTCCTCTCCTCCAGCGCCCAGAAGCTGCGCCTCCTGGAGGAGATGGACGTGGACCTGGTGCTCATGGTCCATTTCGACCGGGCCTTCGCGGACATCACCGCGGAGAGGTTCGTCTCCGAGATCCTGGCTGAAAAGCTCCATGCGCGGGAGGTGGTCCTGGGGGAGAACTTTCGCTTCGGAAGGGGGGGTGAGGGGGATATATCCCTCCTGGTGTCCCTGGGGGCGCATTACGGGATAGGGGTGACCCCGGTGCCCCTGCTCCGGGTGGACGGAGAGGTGGTCTCCAGCACCTCCATCCGCCGGCTGGTGGAGGAGGGAAGGGTGGAGGAGGCCGCCCGTCGTTTGGGGTGGGACTACCTGGTGGAGGGCGTGGTGGTTAGGGGGGACGGAAGGGGCAGGAGGTTGGGATTCCCCACCGCCAACGTCGAGATCCATGACGACCGCTGCATCCCCGCCAACGGGGTGTACGCGGGCGAAGCCCACCTGGAGGGCAGGGTCATGCCCGCAGTGAGTTACATCGGCCGGGCGCCCACCTTCGCCCACCCCGACTCCCGGCGCAGGGTAGAGGTGCACATGCCGGGTTGGAAGGGCGAGGATCTCTACCAGCGCTACCTGGGCGTCTCCTTCCGCAGGAGGCTGAGGGGGGAGATGACCTTCGAGAGCCCGGAGGCCCTCCGGGAGCAGATAGCCAGGGATGTCCGAGAGGCCATGAGGGGATAG
- the rpsO gene encoding 30S ribosomal protein S15, producing MTLSSEEKQSIIQEFRAHEKDTGSAEVQIALLTKRIEELTEHLKVHKKDHHSRRGLLKMVGKRRRLLNYLREKDVERYRQLIERLGLRR from the coding sequence ATGACCCTCTCCAGCGAGGAGAAGCAGTCCATCATCCAGGAATTCCGTGCCCACGAAAAGGACACGGGCTCCGCGGAGGTCCAGATAGCTCTCCTCACCAAGCGCATCGAAGAGCTCACCGAGCATCTCAAGGTGCACAAAAAGGACCATCATTCCCGGCGGGGACTTTTGAAGATGGTCGGCAAGCGGAGGAGGCTGCTCAACTACCTGCGGGAGAAGGATGTGGAAAGGTACCGGCAGCTGATCGAACGGCTCGGGCTTCGGCGGTAG